In the genome of Gadus chalcogrammus isolate NIFS_2021 chromosome 21, NIFS_Gcha_1.0, whole genome shotgun sequence, one region contains:
- the si:dkey-177p2.18 gene encoding phospholipase B1, membrane-associated isoform X2 encodes MSPSPSVPSSVELVKAADIKVIAALGDSMTTAIGANASNVLGIPIEFRHVSWSIGGYGSFQDVITLANIIKLYNPSVLGAAPSKTVHGTTAPLSETGFNLAVTGHNTFNLPGQTRYLIDTLRNYEGLTFEEDWKLLTILIGMNDICDYCKDKALFSVDNFIHYMTVSLEMLMNEVPRMIVNVVQILPMETLREVQRPAPGCLLQRSFCSCLIKPVASSPELRELVEVNLEFQKRLEQLLYSNRFFRDDFAVVLQPFLKNSDPPRLPSGRIDMTFFTHDCFHFTIKGHEELAKGLWNNMFQPEGQKLMVSSFSDPIDLICPSLDHPYIFTRPSAASRDGLPPPVLEDPASASPPWAPCPLVLWAPLACIALCTLL; translated from the exons AtgagtccctctccctctgtcccttcctcAG TCGAGTTAGTGAAGGCGGCCGACATCAAAGTCATTGCTGCCCTGGGAGACTCTATGACC ACTGCCATCGGCGCCAACGCCTCCAACGTCCTTGGGATCCCTATTGAATTCCGTCACGTGTCATGGAG CATCGGGGGCTACGGTTCCTTCCAAGACGTCATCACCTTGGCGA ACATCATCAAGCTGTACAATCCCAGTGTGCTGGGGGCGGCTCCCAGTAAGACGGTGCACGGCACCACGGCCCCGCTCAGCGAGACAGGCTTCAACCTAGCCGTCACCGGACACAACACCTT CAATCTCCCTGGGCAGACAAGATATCTGATTGACACTCTCAGGAACTATGAG GGTCTCACCTTTGAGGAGGATTGGAAGCTTCTGACCATTCTCATTGGCATGAATGACATTTGTGATTACTGCAAAGATAAG GCTCTGTTTTCAGTCGACAACTTCATCCACTACATGACCGTCTCCTTGGAAATGCTGATGAATGAG GTGCCTCGGATGATCGTCAACGTGGTCCAGATCCTCCCCATGGAGACTCTGCGGGAGGTCCAGAGACCTGCGCCAGGGTGCCTGCTCCAGCG gtccttCTGTTCTTGCCTGATCAAGCCAGTGGCCAGTTCTCCTGAACTACGGGAACTAGTAGAGGTCAATCTGGAGTTCCAG AAGCGTCTAGAGCAGCTCCTCTACAGCAATCGCTTCTTCCGGGACGACTTTGCGGTCGTTCTTCAGCCCTTCCTGAAGAACTCCGACCCCCCCCGCCTGCCG AGTGGAAGGATAGACATGACATTCTTCACACATGACTGTTTCCACTTCACCATAAAGGGACACGAGGAGCTTGCTAAAGGGCTATGGAACAACATG TTTCAGCCCGAAGGACAAAAGCTCATGGTGAGCAGTTTCTCAGACCCCATCGACCTGATCTGTCCATCACTG GATCATCCATACATCTTCACCCGACCCAGTGCAGCCAGCAGGGACGGCCTCCCGCCCCCTGTCCTGGAAGACCCAGCCTCTGCGTCTCCGCCGTGGGCCCCTTGCCCCCTCGTCCTCTGGGCCCCGTTAGCCTGCATAGCTCTTTGTACTCTACTATAA
- the si:dkey-177p2.18 gene encoding phospholipase B1, membrane-associated isoform X1: protein MMGWLWIAVATCALSSCSGKGNEWWWEYEEGLRHYNQAALNEEFPEKTRPVNFKHPLFQCPDMSPSPSVPSSVELVKAADIKVIAALGDSMTTAIGANASNVLGIPIEFRHVSWSIGGYGSFQDVITLANIIKLYNPSVLGAAPSKTVHGTTAPLSETGFNLAVTGHNTFNLPGQTRYLIDTLRNYEGLTFEEDWKLLTILIGMNDICDYCKDKALFSVDNFIHYMTVSLEMLMNEVPRMIVNVVQILPMETLREVQRPAPGCLLQRSFCSCLIKPVASSPELRELVEVNLEFQKRLEQLLYSNRFFRDDFAVVLQPFLKNSDPPRLPSGRIDMTFFTHDCFHFTIKGHEELAKGLWNNMFQPEGQKLMVSSFSDPIDLICPSLDHPYIFTRPSAASRDGLPPPVLEDPASASPPWAPCPLVLWAPLACIALCTLL from the exons aTGATGGGGTGGCTTTGGATCGCCGTGGCAACGTGCGCTCTCTCGTCCTGCTCGGGCAAAG GAAATGAGTGGTGGTGGGAATATGAAGAGGGACTACGACATTACAACCAGGCAGCTCTCAACGAG GAGTTTCCAGAGAAAACTAGGCCTGTGAATTTTAAACATCCTCTCTTCCAATGTCCGGACAtgagtccctctccctctgtcccttcctcAG TCGAGTTAGTGAAGGCGGCCGACATCAAAGTCATTGCTGCCCTGGGAGACTCTATGACC ACTGCCATCGGCGCCAACGCCTCCAACGTCCTTGGGATCCCTATTGAATTCCGTCACGTGTCATGGAG CATCGGGGGCTACGGTTCCTTCCAAGACGTCATCACCTTGGCGA ACATCATCAAGCTGTACAATCCCAGTGTGCTGGGGGCGGCTCCCAGTAAGACGGTGCACGGCACCACGGCCCCGCTCAGCGAGACAGGCTTCAACCTAGCCGTCACCGGACACAACACCTT CAATCTCCCTGGGCAGACAAGATATCTGATTGACACTCTCAGGAACTATGAG GGTCTCACCTTTGAGGAGGATTGGAAGCTTCTGACCATTCTCATTGGCATGAATGACATTTGTGATTACTGCAAAGATAAG GCTCTGTTTTCAGTCGACAACTTCATCCACTACATGACCGTCTCCTTGGAAATGCTGATGAATGAG GTGCCTCGGATGATCGTCAACGTGGTCCAGATCCTCCCCATGGAGACTCTGCGGGAGGTCCAGAGACCTGCGCCAGGGTGCCTGCTCCAGCG gtccttCTGTTCTTGCCTGATCAAGCCAGTGGCCAGTTCTCCTGAACTACGGGAACTAGTAGAGGTCAATCTGGAGTTCCAG AAGCGTCTAGAGCAGCTCCTCTACAGCAATCGCTTCTTCCGGGACGACTTTGCGGTCGTTCTTCAGCCCTTCCTGAAGAACTCCGACCCCCCCCGCCTGCCG AGTGGAAGGATAGACATGACATTCTTCACACATGACTGTTTCCACTTCACCATAAAGGGACACGAGGAGCTTGCTAAAGGGCTATGGAACAACATG TTTCAGCCCGAAGGACAAAAGCTCATGGTGAGCAGTTTCTCAGACCCCATCGACCTGATCTGTCCATCACTG GATCATCCATACATCTTCACCCGACCCAGTGCAGCCAGCAGGGACGGCCTCCCGCCCCCTGTCCTGGAAGACCCAGCCTCTGCGTCTCCGCCGTGGGCCCCTTGCCCCCTCGTCCTCTGGGCCCCGTTAGCCTGCATAGCTCTTTGTACTCTACTATAA
- the sel1l gene encoding protein sel-1 homolog 1, producing MGCERLYNSAKLLCVFSIVLVVLAKGITAEEDQYGNEVSELKSYHDPENEEESEAVRSRVVAGGSVSSTSTSEQPDPLDDRLEGEEREDLPDQPPPIMERPIEIPVVNGGTANGEACMFPFLFQGQEYSQCTTDGRSDGRLWCSTSYDYDQEKRWGFCETEQQQEQRQQAEEAEELYQAVVRLLNTTTRKSHKKELYEKLQKVAEKGHHKAMEKVAYAMLFGDYLAQNVPRAKEMFEKLAKEGSPKAQTALGFLYAAGLGVNSSQAKALVYYTFGALGGNMVAHMILGYRYWGGVGVPQSCESALTHYRLVANQVASDVTLTGSSAVQRIRLLDEVENPGSTSGMLEEDLIQYYQFLAEKGDVQAQVGLGQLHLHGGRGVEQNHQRAYDYFNQAANAGNTHAMAFLGKMYSEGSEFVPQNNETALQYFKKASDLGNPVGQSGLGMAYLYGRGVQVNYELALKYFQKAAEQGWVDGQLQLGTMYYSGIGVKRDYKQALKFFNLASQAGHILAFYNLAQMHATGTGVMRSCHTAVELFKNVCERGRWSERLMGAYAGFKEGDVDASLVQYLLLAEQGYEVAQSNVAFILDQTEGAQVFLENETYPRALLHWTRAAAQGYTVARIKLGDYHFYGYGTDVDYETAVIHYRLASEQQHSAQAMFNLGYMHEKGLGIKQDIHLAKRFYDMAAEASPDAQVPVFLALCKLGLVYALQYLHDLNVDELLTQVDLDQILGPEWDLYLMTVIALMLGTVIAYRQRQHQMVVPPRPPAPAPAPAPVPAQAPAPTPPPAPQDQDQDQDQQPDQALPEQPAGGTEGPAQDAPAEPEQQL from the exons ATGGGCTGCGAGAGGTTGTATAACTCAGCGAAGTTACTGTGTGTCTTCAGCATTGTTCTGGTTGTCTTGGCTAAAGGGATTACTGCTG AGGAAGATCAATATGGAAATGAAGTTTCAGAGTTAAAG TCCTACCATGACCCTGAGAATGAAGAAGAAAGTGAGGCAGTAAGGTCAAGAGTTGTAGCTGGGGGCAGTGTGTCCTCTACGTCCACGTCTGAGCAGCCAGACCCCCTGGATGAccggctggagggggaggaacgAGAGGACTTGCCTGACCAGCCTCCCCCGATCATGGAGCGACCTATAGAGA TTCCTGTGGTGAACGGGGGTACCGCCAACGGAGAGGCCTGCATGTTCCCATTCCTCTTCCAGGGCCAAGAGTACTCCCAGTGCACCACCGACGGGCGGAGCGACGGCAGGCTGTGGTGCTCCACCTCCTACGACTACGACCAGGAGAAGAGATGGGGCTTCTGCGAGA cggagcagcagcaggagcagagacagcaggcggaggaggcggaggagctgtACCAGGCGGTCGTCCGCCtgctcaacaccaccacccgaAAGAGCCACAAGAAAGA GCTGTACGAGAAGCTGCAGAAGGTGGCTGAGAAGGGCCACCACAAGGCCATGGAGAAGGTGGCGTACGCCATGCTGTTCGGAGACTACTTGGCCCAGAACGTGCCCAGAGCCAAGGAAATGTTTGAGAAGCTGGCCAAGGAAGGGTCGCCCAAGGCCCAGACG GCACTTGGCTTCTTGTATGCTGCAGGGCTGGGAGTCAACTCTAGCCAAGCAAAG GCCCTCGTGTACTACACCTTCGGAGCCCTGGGTGGAAACATGGTGGCCCATATGATCCTG GGGTACCGATACTGGGGTGGAGTGGGAGTGCCCCAGAGCTGTGAATCTGCGCTGACGCACTACAGGCTGGTGGCCAATCAGG tggCCAGCGACGTGACCCTGACCGGGAGCAGTGCCGTGCAGAGGATACGTCTGCTGGACGAGGTGGAGAACCCGGGCTCCACCAGCGGCATGCTGGAGGAGGACCTGATCCAGTACTACCAGTTCCTGGCGGAGAAGGGAGACGTCCAGGCCCAG GTGGGACTTGGCCAGCTCCATCTGCACGGAGGACGAGGAGTGGAGCAGAACCACCAG agggcgtACGACTACTTCAACCAGGCTGCCAACGCGGGCAACACCCACGCTATGGCCTTCCTCGGCAAG ATGTACTCTGAAGGCAGCGAGTTTGTCCCCCAGAACAATGAGACTGCCCTGCAGTACTTCAAGAAAGCCTCAGACTTG GGTAACCCTGTGGGACAGAGTGGTCTGGGGATGGCCTACCTGTATGGAAGAGGTGTCCAAGTG aactaTGAGCTGGCGCTGAAATACTTCCAGAAGGCGGCGGAACAGGGCTGGGTGGACGGACAGCTTCAACTGGGCACCATGTATtaca gtggtATCGGCGTGAAGCGGGACTACAAGCAGGCGCTCAAGTTCTTTAACCTGGCGTCCCAGGCGGGCCACATCCTGGCCTTCTACAACCTGGCCCAGATGCACGCCACCGGCACCGGGGTCATGCGCTCCTGCCACACGGCCGTGGAG CTCTTCAAGAACGTGTGTGAGCGCGGCCGCTGGTCGGAGCGTCTGATGGGGGCCTACGCCGGCTTCAAGGAGGGCGACGTGGACGCCTCTCTGGTCCAGTACCTGCTGCTGGCCGAGCAGGGCTACGAGGTGGCCCAGAGCAACGTGGCCTTCATCCTGGACCAGA CCGAAGGGGCCCAGGTGTTCCTGGAGAACGAGACGTACCCGCGGGCCCTGCTCCACTGGACCCGGGCCGCGGCTCAGG GCTACACGGTGGCCCGGATCAAGCTGGGGGACTACCACTTCTACGGCTACGGCACGGACGTGGACTACGAGACAGCCGTCATCCACTACCGGCTGGCCTCGGAGCAGCAGCACAGCGCCCAGGCCATGTTCAACCTGGGCTACATGCACGAGAAGGGCCTGGGCATCAAGCAG gacatCCACCTGGCCAAGCGCTTCTACGACATGGCGGCGGAGGCCAGTCCGGACGCCCAGGTGCCCGTCTTCCTGGCGCTGTGTAAGCTGGGCCTGGTCTACGCCCTGCAGTACCTGCACGACCTCAAC gtggaCGAGCTCCTGACCCAGGTGGACCTGGACCAGATCCTGGGCCCCGAGTGGGACCTCTACCTCATGACCGTCATCGCCCTGATGCTGGGCACCGTCATCGCCTACCGCCAGCGCCAGCACCAGATGGTGgtgcccccccggcccccggcccccgcccccgcccccgccccggtCCCCGCCCAGGCCCCGGCTCCTACCccacccccggccccccaggaccaggaccaggaccaggaccagcagCCAGACCAGGCCTTGCCCGAGCAGCCCGCAGGAGGGACTGAAGGGCCCGCTCAGGACGCACCGGCAGAGCCAGAGCAGCAGCTTTGA